The following coding sequences lie in one Clupea harengus chromosome 23, Ch_v2.0.2, whole genome shotgun sequence genomic window:
- the lyrm1 gene encoding LYR motif containing protein 1 isoform X4 has translation MEVLSLYRRIFRIARSWQAQSALQHDTDSERSYIVQEARTLFRQNQQLTEQESIKKCIDECNARIEMGLHYRNPYPRPTYLPPMGLATQKGRKLRTQQKLRKQAKPVYLQSQDET, from the exons ATGG AGGTGCTGTCACTGTACCGGAGGATTTTCAGGATTGCACGTAGCTGGCAAGCTCAGAGCGCCCTGCAGCATGACACTGACTCTGAGAGAAGCTATATTGTCCAGGAAGCCCGGACGCTATTTCGACAAAACCAGCAG TTAACAGAACAGGAGTCTATCAAAAAGTGCATAGACGAATGCAATGCAAGAATAGAAATGG GGCTGCATTACAGGAACCCATATCCCAGACCA ACCTATCTGCCTCCAATGGGACTGGCCACACAGAAAGGCAGGAAGTTACGGACTCAACAGAAACTGAGGAAACAAGCCAAACCTGTGTATTTACAGTCCCAGGATGAGacgtga
- the dcun1d3 gene encoding DCN1-like protein 3 — translation MGQCVTKCKNPSSSLGSKSGDKESGKSHGKKGSGGHKDDSCPKSSAEPVYNGTKAPEVTVETSLAPAPVLGEGPKEECWPEGEGVSLRRIEEMFLIYKDEHEDAILEEGMEQFCEDLHVDPAEFRVLVLAWKFQAATMCKFTRKEFVDGCRAIQADSTEGICSRFSVMMEEARGEESFKDLYRFTFQFGLDVDEGQRSLQRGIAVALWRLVFTQDMPSVLDSWLDFLSENPCAVRGISRDTWNMFLNFTQSIGSDLSNYSEDEAWPSLFDSFVEWESERRRREQEEEDKKRRGMGEEEGQGEGECPAPSLTDCSEAGAAQGWTSH, via the exons ATGGGCCAGTGTGTCACGAAGTGCAAGAACCCCTCCTCGTCTCTGGGCAGCAAGAGTGGAGACAAGGAGTCAGGCAAGTCTCACGGCAAGAAGGGCAGCGGAGGGCACAAAGACGACTCCTGTCCCAAGAGCTCGGCCGAGCCCGTCTACAACGGCACCAAGGCACCCGAAGTGACCGTGGAGACCAGCCTTGCCCCAGCCCCGGTGCTCGGGGAGGGACCGAAAGAGGAATGTTGGCCAGAGGGGGAAGGGGTGTCCCTGCGGCGGATCGAGGAGATGTTCCTGATCTATAAGGACGAGCATGAGGACGCCATCCTGGAGGAGGGCATGGAACAGTTCTGCGAGGATCTGCACGTGGACCCCGCTGAGTTCCGCGTCCTCGTGCTGGCCTGGAAGTTTCAGGCCGCCACCATGTGCAAGTTTACAAG AAAGGAGTTTGTGGACGGTTGCCGTGCCATCCAGGCCGACAGCACGGAGGGGATCTGCTCACGCTTCTCTGTGATGATGGAGGAGGCGCGGGGCGAGGAGAGCTTTAAGGACCTGTACCGCTTCACCTTCCAGTTCGGCCTGGACGTGGACGAGGGCCAGCGCTCGCTGCAGCGCGGCATCGCCGTGGCCCTCTGGAGACTGGTCTTCACGCAGGACATGCCGTCCGTGCTGGACAGCTGGCTGGACTTCCTGTCGGAGAACCCGTGCGCGGTGCGTGGGATTTCGCGCGACACCTGGAATATGTTCCTCAACTTCACGCAGAGCATCGGGTCCGACCTTAGCAACTACAGCGAGGACGAGGCCTGGCCCAGCCTCTTCGACTCCTTTGTGGAGTGGGAGTCGGAGCGccggaggagagaacaggaggaggaggacaagaaacGGAGGGgaatgggagaggaggaggggcagggggagggggagtgccCTGCCCCCTCTCTGACAGACTGTTCTGAAGCGGGAGCAGCACAGGGCTGGACTTCTCACTGA
- the lyrm1 gene encoding LYR motif containing protein 1 isoform X1 → MVVSHMRPITCSELHISTYLLFSSSIRIHLYSLTITLHRIGLEVLSLYRRIFRIARSWQAQSALQHDTDSERSYIVQEARTLFRQNQQLTEQESIKKCIDECNARIEMGLHYRNPYPRPTYLPPMGLATQKGRKLRTQQKLRKQAKPVYLQSQDET, encoded by the exons ATGGTTGTGTCCCATATGAGACCTATAACATGTTCAGAGTTACATATCTCTACTTATCTCTTATTTTCGAGCTCAATAAGGATACACTTATACAGTCTAACAATTACATTGCATCGCATTGGATTAG AGGTGCTGTCACTGTACCGGAGGATTTTCAGGATTGCACGTAGCTGGCAAGCTCAGAGCGCCCTGCAGCATGACACTGACTCTGAGAGAAGCTATATTGTCCAGGAAGCCCGGACGCTATTTCGACAAAACCAGCAG TTAACAGAACAGGAGTCTATCAAAAAGTGCATAGACGAATGCAATGCAAGAATAGAAATGG GGCTGCATTACAGGAACCCATATCCCAGACCA ACCTATCTGCCTCCAATGGGACTGGCCACACAGAAAGGCAGGAAGTTACGGACTCAACAGAAACTGAGGAAACAAGCCAAACCTGTGTATTTACAGTCCCAGGATGAGacgtga
- the lyrm1 gene encoding LYR motif containing protein 1 isoform X2, which translates to MSSITCAEVLSLYRRIFRIARSWQAQSALQHDTDSERSYIVQEARTLFRQNQQLTEQESIKKCIDECNARIEMGLHYRNPYPRPTYLPPMGLATQKGRKLRTQQKLRKQAKPVYLQSQDET; encoded by the exons ATGAGTTCAATAACTTGTGCAGAGGTGCTGTCACTGTACCGGAGGATTTTCAGGATTGCACGTAGCTGGCAAGCTCAGAGCGCCCTGCAGCATGACACTGACTCTGAGAGAAGCTATATTGTCCAGGAAGCCCGGACGCTATTTCGACAAAACCAGCAG TTAACAGAACAGGAGTCTATCAAAAAGTGCATAGACGAATGCAATGCAAGAATAGAAATGG GGCTGCATTACAGGAACCCATATCCCAGACCA ACCTATCTGCCTCCAATGGGACTGGCCACACAGAAAGGCAGGAAGTTACGGACTCAACAGAAACTGAGGAAACAAGCCAAACCTGTGTATTTACAGTCCCAGGATGAGacgtga
- the lyrm1 gene encoding LYR motif containing protein 1 isoform X3 has product MNKHAAFEVLSLYRRIFRIARSWQAQSALQHDTDSERSYIVQEARTLFRQNQQLTEQESIKKCIDECNARIEMGLHYRNPYPRPTYLPPMGLATQKGRKLRTQQKLRKQAKPVYLQSQDET; this is encoded by the exons ATGAATAAACACGCAGCATTTG AGGTGCTGTCACTGTACCGGAGGATTTTCAGGATTGCACGTAGCTGGCAAGCTCAGAGCGCCCTGCAGCATGACACTGACTCTGAGAGAAGCTATATTGTCCAGGAAGCCCGGACGCTATTTCGACAAAACCAGCAG TTAACAGAACAGGAGTCTATCAAAAAGTGCATAGACGAATGCAATGCAAGAATAGAAATGG GGCTGCATTACAGGAACCCATATCCCAGACCA ACCTATCTGCCTCCAATGGGACTGGCCACACAGAAAGGCAGGAAGTTACGGACTCAACAGAAACTGAGGAAACAAGCCAAACCTGTGTATTTACAGTCCCAGGATGAGacgtga